Sequence from the Exiguobacterium aurantiacum genome:
TACGGGAAGTATTGTCCGCGTCCCATCCGCTCAGCGATCCGCTTCATGATTTCCCAGTCCGGGAGCGACTCCCCGAGCGGTTCGCGCACTTTCCGGATCCGAATGACACGTCCTTCTAAGTTTGTCGTCGTCCCTTCGTCCTCGGCCCACGAACAGGCCGGTAAGACGACGTCAGCGAACTCACAAGATTCCGACATGAAGAAGTCACTGACGACGAAGAAATCGAGTTTGTTGAAACTGTCCCACACGTACGGAAGGTTCGGTGCCGAGACGGCCGGGTTCGAGCACATGAGGTGCATCGCCCGAATCGTCCCCGCTTGGATTTCATCGAACATCTCGAACGCGGAGACGCCTGGTTTTGGCATCTCCGAAGGGTCGATGCCCCAGACGCCGCTCACATATTCGACGGCTTTCGGGTCAGTTAACTTCCGATAACCTGGTAACAAGTCGGCTTTTTGTCCGTGTTCCCGTCCACCTTGGCCATTCCCTTGCCCCGTCATCGTGGCGACGCCCGAGGCGAACTTCCCGATCATACCGCGCAGGAGTGCCATCGATGTGTAGAGCGAGACGTTGTCGACGCCTTTTGATTGTTGCTCGACGCCGCGGGCGAACAACATGACCGACCGTGGGCTCTTCCCGTAAATATGACCTGCCTTCTCAAGCTTTTCGATAGCGACCCCGGTCACGTCACTCGTCCGTTCGAGCGTCCAGTCACGGACCGACGCTTTCAACTCTTCGTAATTATCGCAACGCTCATCCACATACGCTTGATCGACGTAATCGTGTTCAATCAAGAAATTGAGCAGTCCCATCGCTAATGCCGCATCCGTCCCTGGCTTCAAATCAAGATGGACGTCCGCAACGCGCGCCATCGGAATCTCACGCGGGTCGGCGACGATGATTTTCGCGCCTTTATCTTTTGCCTTCCAAATATGTTGCGTCGTCGTCGGGTGACATTCGGCGATGTTCGAGCCAGCGACAAAAAATGTGTCGACGTGCTCGAATTCCGTCCACGGGAGCGTCGCCCCGCGGTCAATCCCGAGTGTCTTCAAGAAACCGCCGGCAGCTGAGGACATACAGAACCGACCGTTATAGTCGATGAATCGTGTCCCGAGTGCGACGCGGGCATACTTCCCGACGAGATAACATTTCTCATTCGTCATCGAGACGCCACCGAAGACGGACACCGCGTCTTTCCCGTGTTCCCGTTGAATCCGTTTGAAGTTCGCTTCGATCACGTCGAGCGCTTCTTCCCATGTCGCTTTTTCAAACTTGCCGTTCCGCTTGATGAGCGGGGTCATGATGCGATCCGGATGTTCGATTGTTTGATAGGCCGTGACGCCTTTCGGACAAAGTTTTCCTTTATTGACCGGGAAATCGTAGCGTGGCTCGACGCCTTTGACGGCCCCTGTCTTCTCATCGACCCGGATGTGCATGCCACACTGCATGCCGCAGTAGCAACAATGGGTCGTGATCAGTTTCTCACCCGGTTTGATTAAGTTCTGTACTTCTGGCGACGTTAAAAAGTCACTCATCGTCTTCCCCTCCATAGAACGTTTCCGCTCTTCGTTTTGAAAATCCACTGACGTGATAGCCGTTGATCGTTTGAAGCGGATAATGCATCCCGTCACTTCCAGGTCGTCCGAGCGCCGAATCGAGCCGGGCTCGACGACGACAGGCGTGACAGAGATCCTGGACCGTATGCGCCGCATCTACTTTCACGAGCTGCTCCGACCCTTCGAGCAATTGCTTCACTTGTTCGATTTCTTCAAGTGTCCCGGTCGGTTCGCCACACTTAACGCACAGGTGTCTCATCTTTAGCCTCACCTTTCGTCTCCTTCGGCCGGCCGAATCCTGGCATCGACATGCCGGTGTTCGTATCGACCGGGTGCGTCGGCAACTGTCCGTTCATCAAGTTCAACTGCATCTTCACACGCATCGAACGTCGACACGGTTGGCAGTAATCCGACAACTGGGTCCCGTCACTGAGTCCGAGCTGGATCGTCTGTGCCTGTAAAATCGCTTGGACGTCCTCGACTTGATTGTCGGTCGCATAACGTGTGCCACACCCAGCGCAGACACGTGTCTCGTCCGCCTCGACTTCCCGGTAATTCATCGGCACACTGGCTGCCATCGGCCGGACCGGCAAGTGGAACAGTTTACCGAACGGGAAGTAGCATAAAAAGATGATAACGGTCAATTGATGGAACAAGGCGAGCTCATGATGGATGAAACCGCCGAAGAACACGTACGACACGGTCAACAAGAGACCCGATACAGTGACGATGAGCAACATAAGGAGCGGTAAAATATCAAACTCGAACCGCTGGGTCACTTTCACGTCTTGGTCGTTGATCCGGCGATAGAGCGCCATGAGCACGCCGACGAGCAACATGAGCGCGGTGATGTTCAAGCCGTTGTAGACCATTTCGGCGAACAACCCGTGCGCGGCCATCTTAATCGTCGGAATATTAAAGACGATGATTTGATACTTCTCGATATCGATTAAATCAAACCGCATCCACTGGAACGTCAACCCGAACGTGATGGCGAACGACCCGAGGCATCCCCAGGCGATCAACATGTGTTGGGTCCAGCGATACCAGCCTCGCTCCCAAATGAACTTCTGCAAGACGATGTTGTTGACGGTCGTCGCGGCGACGGCTTTGCCGGCCCGTTTCTTTTCTGCCTTCATCTGTTTGAGGCTTCGCTTCAACACTTGTGAGGTGGCCGGCCGTGCAAAAAATAACGTCAAGCGAACGACCATCCCGATCATGCAGACGACAGCACCAATGTAATAGCCAAACAACGCCATGTCGACATGTTCAAATCTCCCTGAGGCGACCCACGTCGAGAGCACCAACATGGTAAACCCTACGAACGACCACTTTGCGGCGGTCGAATAAAAATAACGATCGGACATATGTGTTCCCCCTTCTCTTTCCGAGCGACTTCATAGTTTCATCATAAAGATGACATCTCGACTTAACTGTTACTTTTTTCACAGATAAGCGATTCGAGACGTGACAGAATAATGAACGAAGGAGGCGTTCCCTTATGAAGTCATCGCTTAAAATCATGTTATTCCTCACCATCGCGGCCATGCTCGTCGTCTTTTCCATCGGTTTCGTCTTCGCCAACCGGGCGACGACCGAACCGGATGTCGAGGGGTATGTGATTGAAATAAATGAATCTGACCGCACCGCTCTCGTGATCAGCGACATCACCGCAGAAGAGGCGACACTTTCGCCTGACGAACTGTTCGCTCAAAGCGCACCGGAAAACGTGAGCTGGTTCAAGTTTCAAGTGAAAGCCACGTTCGAGCAAATCGCTGTCGGGGACCACGTCCATATTTGGAAAAAGACCGGTCCGAGTATCTTAAATACACCGAACCGGTCTTATGTGAAAAAAGTCGACGTGATTGACTAATATTGACGCTTGCCGTAACGTTCACTCAGCCAGAGGACTAAAAACGCCAAACCAACCAGCCATCCGCTCCAGACGAGCGCCTGGGTCATATCGCCGTTGATCGTCGCCATATAAATCGCTGTGGCGAGCGTCATCGTCTCGCCCGGGATGTTTCCCGCAATCATCATCGTGATCCCGAACTCGCCGATCGACCGGGCGAAACCGAGGACGAAACCGCTCGTCAACGCAGGTAACAGCAGCGGAATCGTCACGTAGGTGAACAGTTGACGCTCTGACCCGCCGAGCACGCGTCCGGCCTCATACCATTCCGCATCGAGTTGTTTGAGCCCGAGCCGAATCGTTTGATAGATGAGCGGGAATGCGGCCAAGGCGGACGCGATGACGTTCGCCTGTTTTGTGAACAAGATGGAGACGGGTAAGAACCCGCCAATCCCGTTGTTCCCGAGGACGATCAAGGCGTACAACCCGATGACCGTCGGCGGCAAGATGAGCGGCAACAAAAACATCGTCTCGAGCAGCCGTTTGCCTTTGAACTGACGGTGATGCATGAAATAAGCTGCGCCGAAGGCGAGGACGAAGGCGCTCATCGTCGCCATCATCCCGACTTCGAACGTGAGCTGAAGTGGAGATTGCGTCATTTGGAAAATCCTTTCGCCAAAAAGTGAGTTTGGATGTCGTCGTCAAACAAACGTGCGTAGACATCGCGGACGTATGATTCATGCGTCAACCGGACTGCCGGATACGAGATCGTGCCCGTCGCTTCAAGTGGAATCGACTGAATCGCCTCGACGCCTGTCGTCAATTCTGTCTTATAGACGAATCCCGCATTGGCATCGCCTTGTTCGATGAGCGTCAGCACTTGTCTCACGTTTTGGGCGAACATGATTCGAGGTTCCGCCTGTCCCCACGCCCCTTCCACTTCTAATGCCGCTTTCGCGTAACGACCGGCCGGGACGTTCACCGGGTCGCCGATGACGATGCGAGCGCACGTATTTAAGTCGTCCCACGTCTCCGCGCACGGTTTCCCTTTCGGTGTCACGAGCCACAACTCGTTATGCAAGAACGCATCCCGCTCTAGAATCGGGATTTGTAATCGATTGACATCGTCATCGCTCGCGGCTAAAAAGATATCCGCTGGAGAGCCGTGATTGATTTGTGCTCGTAAGGCGCCGCTCCCGTTCGTCACGACCCGAACGTCGACCCCCTCAAGTTCCGCTTCCAGTTGTCGCTCGACCTCTTCCAAGGCCGGTCCTAAACTTGCCGCTGCTAAGATGGTCACGGTTTCCTCCGAATCCGGACTTGACCACACTTGACTTAGCAATAAGACGACCGCCACCCCGATGATGACCCCACTCACCCGTTTCATCATGAATCACTCCTTTGCTTCTCCCTTATCGTAGCGATTGATTCGCCACCCATCTGTATCAAACGTCACAAAAATACACCTCCACGTGAGTAGAGGTGTGCCATTTCTTAAGCGAACGTGCGCGCCCGCGGGAATAGAATATTGTTTTCGAGATGAATATGTTCGAACGTATCCGACTCGAGCGCTTCTAACCGTTGATAGACAAGACGATATGTTCCACACGCACCTTCAGGCGGTGTATAGTCGTTCGTGATCTGACGCAATTCTTTTAAAATGTCACCGGCGGCCGCGTGTTCTGACTCGAGCGATGCCAATATGTCGTCGATCTCCCGTGTCGTTTCAGCTGTCGGTGCCGTCTCATGACGAAGCAACGTCGGGAAGTCTTCCGTCTCTTCTTTGACGATATGTTGTTCGAGCTCCACCTTCAATTGATTGAACAGTTGATGGATGCGCCCGAGGTGTGGATGGTTTTGTCCGTGGACCCGGAATACTTTTGTCACATATGGTGTGAGCTGTGGCAATTCATCCGTCAAAAATTGGTGATGCTTATAAATGATATGCTCAATCAATTCTGAGGAAGACGCGGCATCCCAATCGATGCTCTTCTCGTTCATCTCTTGCTTGCGTTGATAGAGCGCATTGACTTCTTCTAAAACGTCTTCGGTCGACCGTTTCGATTTGTCTGTCGCTTCAGAAAGGGGCCGATTGCCGCCGCAACAAAAATCGATTCGGTTCCGTTTGAAGATATCTGCCGCTTGCGGGCACTGTTTGACGATTTCAGAAACGTGCGTATCGCCCGTGAATGTCTGTGTCATCTGTCATAACCTCCATATTCGTTTTGACATGTTCAGCGTAGCAAGAGTTTGACGACAAAAATGTGAAATACGTCACATTTCAGTAAATAGGACGCACGCGTTCCGAATTTGGACACAAAAAAGCCCCTCTTGTTGAGGGGCATCGCTTAATGGGACGGCGTTTCAAATTGTTCTGCCTCGGTCGATCCGGCGAGTGCCGTCGTTGACGACTGCCCTCCCGAGATGACGAGAGATACCTCGTCGAAATACCCGGTCCCGACCTCGCGCTGGTGACGTGTCGCCGTGTACCCGTGTTGTTCGGCACTGAATTCGGCTTGTTGCAGCTCCGAGTAGGCGGCCATCCCTCGGTCTTTGTATCCGCGTGCGAGTTCGAACATCCCGAAGTTGAGCGAGTGGAAACCAGCGAGCGTGACGAATTGGAACTTGTACCCCATCGCTCCAATCTCTTGTTGGAACGTCGCAATCTCCTCGTCCGACAGCTTTTTCTTCCAATTGAACGAAGGCGAACAGTTGTAAGCGAGCAGTTTTCCTGGATACTTCGCGTGAATCGCATCCGCAAATTGGCGTGCTTCGTCCAAGTCCGGCTCCGACGTCTCGCACCAGACGAGGTCGGCGTACGGTGCATAGGCGAGACCGCGCGCGATCGCCTGTTCGATTCCCGCCTCGGTCCGGTAAAACCCTTCCGGCGTCCGGTCGCCAACGATGAACGGATGGTCGATTGGATCGATGTCGCTCGTGATCAAATTCGCGGCGTGGGCATCGGTCCGGGCGACGATAATCGTCGAGACACCCATGACGTCTGCCGCGAGACGTGCGGCAATCAAGTTTTTCACGGCCGTTTGTGTCGGCAGCAACACTTTGCCACCGAGGTGTCCGCACTTCTTCTCCGACGACAGTTGATCCTCTAGGTGAACGCCGGCTGCGCCCGCCTCAATCATCGCTTTCGTCAACTCGAAGACGTTGAGTACACCACCGAAACCGGCCTCCATGTCAGCGACGATCGGGGCGAACCAATGCGTATCGCCTTTCCCTTCCGCCGTTTGAATTTGATCGGCCCGTTGAAGCGCCTGATTGATCCGTTTGACGACACTCGGCACCGAGTTGGCCGGGTACAGACTTTGGTCCGGGTACATGTGCCCCGACAAGTTCGCATCGGCGGCGACTTGCCATCCGCTCAAATAGATGGCCTCGAGGCCCGCCTTCACTTGCTGGATGGCCTGATTTCCCGTCAATGCGCCGAGCGCGTGAACGTAATCTCGTTCATGGAGTAACTCCCATAACCGTTCCGCCCCTTTTGTCGCGAGCGTATGCTCGATTAGGACAGACCCCCGAAGTCTCATCACGTCTTCGACCCCATATGGACGTTCGACCCCGTTAAACCGTTCCGACTGTAACATATCCTCTAGTTGCACGTGTTGTTCGTTCATATCCATTCCTCCTGTATTATATTAATTTATATAATTACCATTTGTTATATAACAGATAATACGAGCTTAATCCAAGTATGCACAGCATTCGAGTGCCGCTTTGAATGACGAGTGTTCCATGCCGCAGCAACGACAGACGTTTTCTTCGTCACGATCTTCTGGTTTACGGAATATGACGACCTCTTCGACCGGCTCTCTCATGATTTGTAGCGACCCGTCGGCCCGGTCGAGCACGAGGCGCATCAAATCGTTCCCATAGACGAACGCCGTGTTAGCGAGCGCCGCTGTCGATTCCCCCGAGACAATCCGACGGACGACCCAACGTTCAATCAACTGTTCGCTTTCGATTTTTTTCGTTGTCATGATGATGCTCCTCCTTTTAAATTCGGTTCTAATGTCACTTGTTGTAAAAACTGTCGACGGCGCCGATGCAAAATCGGTTCCGTATATCCGTTCGGCGACTCGTCGCCTTCGAACACCAAATCTTTCGCCGCTTGATAGGCGATCGAACGCTCCACGTCAGGCGTCATCGGACGATAATGTGGATCTTCCGCGTTTTGCGCGTCGACGACCTCAGCCATCCGGTAAAGCGTCGCTTCGACTTGTTCGCGGCTACAGACTCCATGGTATAGCCAGTTGGCGACATGTTGACTCGAAATACGAAGCGTTGCTCGGTCTTCCATCAACCCGACGTGATGAATATCTGGCACTTTGGAGCAACCGACACCTTGCTCGACCCAACGGACGACGTAACCGAGCAACCCTTGCAAGTTGTTCTCGAGCTCCTCGTTCACTTCCTCATCTGTATAGAGACGCGTGGCGAGTGGTACCTCGAGCAGACGCCCTCGCTCAGTTGCTGGATCAAACGAACGACCAATCAACTCACGCTGAACGTCAAATGCATCAACTTGATGGTAATGCAGCGCATGAAGCGTGGCCGCCGTCGGGGACGGCACCCAAGCCGTCGTCGCCCCGGACCGGACATGATTGCTTTTTTCACGCATCATATCGCGCATCCGATCGGGCATCGCCCACATCCCTTTCCCGATTTGCCCGCGTTGATGGAATCCTGCGTCAAGCCCGATCTGGACGTTCAGACGTTCATAAGCATCGAGCCACGCCGAGGTCTTCATCTCGCCTTTCTTGCGCATCGGTCCGAGCGTGAGCGAGGAGTGAATCTCATCGCCCGTCCGGTCGAGGAATCCGGTATTGATGAAGACGATGCGTTCCTTCACTTGCTCGATACAGTTCTTCAAATTAAGCGACGTGCGTCGCTCCTCGTCCATCACGCCGACTTTGAGCGTGTGACGCGGTAACTCGAGTACATCTTCAATCGCATCGAACAAGTCGTTCGTGAACGCGACTTCCTTAGATCCATGCATCTTCGGTTTGACGATATAGATGGAGCGTTCGCGGGAATTTCGTCTGGCATCAAGATGGCGGCTCGCGATGAGCGCAGTGAAAATCCCGTCCAAGATCCCTTCCGGTACTTCACGCCCTTCCGCGTCGAGCATCAAGTCTGTCGTCATCAAGTGCCCGACGTTTCGAATAAAGAGGAGCGACCGTCCTGGGACCGTGACTTCACGCCCGTCTTTCCCGATATACTTTCGGTCAGGGTTCAACTTCCGAGTGAGCGGCCGCCCGCCTTTCGTGAACGTTGCTTCGAGCGTCCCGTCCATCAGGCCAAGCCAGTTTTCATAAAGGTGGACCTTGTCTTCCGCCCGAACAGCCGCGACCGAGTCTTCACAGTCGACGATGGCAGACAAGGCGGACTCGAGTTCGATGTCAACGAGCCCTGCTTGATCCGTCCGTCCGATTGGATGGTTCCGATCAAATTTTAATTCGGCATGAATCCCGTTATGGATGAGCAATAAACTCGTCGGAGCTTCTGGATTCCCCACATAACCGACGAGACAATCATCTTGAAACGCGATGCGGTTCCCTTCGATGATTGCGTATGGTCTGCCCTCTGACACGAGATAGCCGTTCGCTTCTGGGTGCGAGCCTTCCTGGAGCGGAAATGTATCGTCGAGAAACTGTTTGGCGTAGGCGATGACCGCTTCACCTCGGACTGGATTATAACCACTCGACTTCGTTTTCCCGTCCTCTTCGTCGATGACGTCCGTTCCGTACAAGGCGTCATACAGACTTCCCCAGCGGGCGTTCGCCGCGTTCAACGCATAGCGCGCGTTGTCGAGCGGAACGACGAGCTGTGGTCCGGCTTGCCTAGTAACCTCTGAATCGACACCTGAAACGTCGATGCTGAAATCAGGGACGGTCGCTTCGATGTAATCGATGGACCGAAGGAAACGCTCATAGTCTTCCAGGTCGAAGGCTTGCTTGTGCTCGCTGTACCATTCCTGTAATAGTCGCTCATACGACTCACGTTCGTGAAGCAGTGACTCATTCCGAGGAATGAACTCATCGAGTAGGCGCCCGACCCCAGTCCAAAATTGTCGGTGTGCCTCATCGTCAGGCAATATACGAGCCGAGATGAAGTCGAGCAACGTTTCATGTACGTGATAAGTACCTACTTGTTTGTAATGTTCCAAGCCGTCACATCCTCCCATTCAATTGTTATATATCAGTTGACTTTAATATAGACTATTATATAACAGTTTGACAACAGTTTTTTTGAAACTTTTTATTTGCGATCTATTTCAAAACCGATTAGTATACATTGTGTGACCTATCAATGATTGATTCATCAATTAGTTTTTTGAAGGAGGATACCCGATGCGCGACGCCTGTTCGCTCAGCGATGAGATTCTCTACCACGTCATCACCGTACAAAAAGAACTGGCCCAACTGTTCGATACGGAAATGGACGGGCTCAGCTCGACCCGCTTCGATATTTTGAGCAACTTGCATCACGTCGGCCCTTTGCGTCAGCGTGAACTGCAACAACGGGTTGGCGTCGATCATGCCGCCATCACGCGTCATTTAAAACAGCTCGAGACACAGGGCTTGATCACGCGCGAACGCTGCCTCCAAGACAATCGGGTCATTTATGTCGATTTGACCGATGTCGGTCGGGAGCGGATTGCACATTGGACCGAGCAAAAGAAGTGCTTATCGGACCGACTTTTTGTAAACATGAAGGTAGAGGAGCAACGACAGTTACTCGAACTTTTAAATACGTTACAAACCAACATTCAACATGAAAGGAAGACCCTTATATGAACACGACAACACAAAAAGATTTTATGGAAATCCTCAAAGGACGCCGCTCGATTCGCGTCTATGATGAGAACGTCAAAATCTCAAAAGAAGAGATGACCCAAATCTTGGAGGAAGCGACGACGGCGCCGTCTTCACTCAACCTGCAACCATGGCGCTTCGTCGTCATCGATAGCGCAGAAGGCAAAGAAACGCTCCTTCCGCTCGCAAGCTTCAACAAACGCCAAGTCGAGACCTCATCAGCCGTCATCGCCATCTTTGCCGACTACCAGATGGCCGACTATACACAAGAGATCTTCGACACGGCCGTCGAACGTGGCCTCATGCCACCAGAAGTCCGCGACCGTCAAGTCGACATGATCAAAGGCATCTTCAAAGACGCACCGAAAGAGTCTGTCAAAGACAGCATCTTGCTCGACTCGGGTCTCGTCGCGATGCAACTCATGCTCGTCGCCCGTGCCCACGGCTACGATACCAACCCAATCGGTGGCTACGACAAAGCGAACATCGCGGAAGCGTTCGGTCTCGAGAAAGAACGCTACCTTCCGGTCATGCTCCTCTCAATCGGGAAAGCTGCGGAAGAAGGTTACCAATCGGTCCGCTTCCCAATCGACCGCATCACGGACTGGAAATAAGCAAAAGCTCAAGAAAGCTCAAGCGCCTCGGGCGCTTGAGCTTTTTTTATCCGATGTATTTGACGACCTCGTTGAAATCGCGGCGTGTCTTCGGCGCGAAGTCACGGGCCCGATGTCCGAACGCGACCATGACCGAGAGCGACCAGGTGCCTCGTTCCATGACGCCTTCTGAAATTAATAATTCGTCAATCTCCGCTTGATTGAACCCTTCGATTGGGCATGAGTCGACGCCGATTTGGGCAGCGGCCGTCATCATGTTGCCGAGCGGGATATAAGTCTGGCGTTTGATCCACTCTTGGAACACACGCTCGTCGTCCAACAGTCGATAATCTTGTTCCTGGAACTCACGGACACGTTTTACCCGAAGGGCGTATTCGTCCTCGGTCCGTCCTTGGACGTCCGTGACGATGTGACGGATGTAGTCCGAGTCGTAGCGCATCGCTTCAGGCGTCCGCGCCAAAATCAACACGAAATGGCTCGCCGTTAACGCCTGTCCTTGCGCACCCCACGCGTGGTCTTTGATCTTCCGGAGCAAGTCTTCGCGACGAATGACGACGAACTGCCAAGGCTCGAAGCCGAACGAACTCGGTGATAAGCGACCCGTCTCCAGAATGAATTCGAAATCTTCCTCATCGATTTTGCGGTCCGCGTCGAACTCTTTCGTCGCTTGACGCCAACGATACGCATCTAAAATATCTTCTTTTTTCACGATGATCCACTCCCCATTTACCAAGATGACTCCATCATATCAAAACGATAAATAAGAAAGCGCTCATGGAGATTCTTTAACGGCAAGCGAACGTCCTGTACATAGCGGAACGGCGTCTCGTCATTCAAAAAATGTAAGTACTCATCGGCCGGATAATAGAGGATGAGGTCGACCGGACGCGGCGTGCGTTCGACCGAGTCGATGATGTTCGCGACGACTTGCCGGAACACGTTCACCGAGAACGGATTGAAGAAATAAAAGCGGTTCGCCTCATCAGGCACCTCAAATTGTTCGGCGTAGCCGCGGACGAGTTGGACACTGCCACGCGTCCGATGTTTCTTGGCGTAATTCATCCAATTCTCAAGTGCCGCCTCGTGGAAGCCACCGTCCATCTCGATGCCGATGGCCCGGACCCGGAACGTATAGGCGAGATAAAACGGAAGACGTCCTTTCCCCGAACCGAAGTCGACGACCGTGTCCGTGGCCGCGAGCGGATAGGCGTCACGCAACAAGTCGAGCGCCTCATACGGGGTCGGTTCATAGCGGTGGTATTCGGCCGAGGCCGGG
This genomic interval carries:
- a CDS encoding SAM-dependent methyltransferase translates to MTEQDYERLLQIETAKPQQGFPASAEYHRYEPTPYEALDLLRDAYPLAATDTVVDFGSGKGRLPFYLAYTFRVRAIGIEMDGGFHEAALENWMNYAKKHRTRGSVQLVRGYAEQFEVPDEANRFYFFNPFSVNVFRQVVANIIDSVERTPRPVDLILYYPADEYLHFLNDETPFRYVQDVRLPLKNLHERFLIYRFDMMESSW
- a CDS encoding NAD(P)H-dependent oxidoreductase, with protein sequence MKKEDILDAYRWRQATKEFDADRKIDEEDFEFILETGRLSPSSFGFEPWQFVVIRREDLLRKIKDHAWGAQGQALTASHFVLILARTPEAMRYDSDYIRHIVTDVQGRTEDEYALRVKRVREFQEQDYRLLDDERVFQEWIKRQTYIPLGNMMTAAAQIGVDSCPIEGFNQAEIDELLISEGVMERGTWSLSVMVAFGHRARDFAPKTRRDFNEVVKYIG
- a CDS encoding nitroreductase family protein, producing the protein MNTTTQKDFMEILKGRRSIRVYDENVKISKEEMTQILEEATTAPSSLNLQPWRFVVIDSAEGKETLLPLASFNKRQVETSSAVIAIFADYQMADYTQEIFDTAVERGLMPPEVRDRQVDMIKGIFKDAPKESVKDSILLDSGLVAMQLMLVARAHGYDTNPIGGYDKANIAEAFGLEKERYLPVMLLSIGKAAEEGYQSVRFPIDRITDWK